The candidate division WOR-3 bacterium genome includes a region encoding these proteins:
- a CDS encoding S8 family serine peptidase: protein MSKKSLILMLVTILLARANWEADFAPNRFVVKFRSEIQASVFGGIVRTGIGEIDRLNADWGITGISAVFPEPVNQLAKEMGLNRVYLLSAEQPIDIQSAVGQYASLDVVEYAEPDFCGRALAPAPNDPNYGEQWGFKNIGQLVGGRGDPGTPGCDIDAELAWDIERGSRDIIIGNLDSGADIDHEEFVTNYQAGVLWHNWAEIPANNVDDDSNGYIDDTLGWNFEDSTQAHPNGTNNVDDNNGHGTHTTGTIAAHTNNNTGGAGTCWYGQVMAVKVINAQGRFWYSHLCKGIYYAVNNGARILNMSLGGTQYSPTLEAAVNYAWNSGVLPVAAMGNDTLNDDSTKFYPAGFANVIAVGATANDDERMVKNHNGSWMYSMWGSWIDVAAPGNNIYSTVRNNGYDWWWGTSMAAPHVSGTAALLLSRNPDLSPSELKDIIQRTAEDLGAPGFDVYFGHGRINAYQALQEVEFLPGWIAETLLVSGYEACFEPDIAVAGENVHLVYSDKGGGGRERGLYYLRSTNGGRNWERPRLLSSYQGSLSDWHPRVAVLGNRVALVFHDSRGGYYGVYFKQSTDNGQNWGNDLLVSDSTMESYRADVCFASDTIHLVWNCGYRRSTNGGANWDTITTGVSGQAIAASNNRVFVAGHLSSAGSYQVVVRRYNGTSWEPLRALDTNYTCFLNPDVAADGNNVYVVWDEERDSDGISEEIALRKSTDGGANWGKHQHIANVGENYTYRNPRIAAGNNRVNLVWWGDRDKYWSCEVYYKRSTNAGLNWGNTYRLCYNGDNEMDEMPAIGFFADTVHVVWDQVASGTKSVYYIRKGAGQPGAVGELLPKPEFALRLSPNPVLGQARMRLTLHESEPIRLRLFDVSGRVRECPVKITSKGNSTELWFDCTKIPAGVYLLEIKAGGNQARQKITVQH, encoded by the coding sequence GTGAGCAAAAAAAGCCTGATCCTGATGCTGGTAACAATTTTGCTGGCACGGGCAAATTGGGAAGCAGATTTCGCTCCCAATCGCTTCGTCGTCAAATTCCGAAGCGAGATTCAGGCATCGGTTTTTGGTGGTATAGTTCGCACCGGTATTGGTGAAATTGACCGGCTGAATGCAGACTGGGGTATTACCGGCATCTCGGCAGTCTTTCCCGAACCGGTCAATCAACTTGCAAAAGAGATGGGACTTAACAGGGTGTATCTTTTGAGCGCTGAGCAGCCAATTGACATCCAGAGCGCAGTGGGGCAATACGCCTCTCTGGATGTGGTTGAGTATGCCGAACCAGACTTCTGTGGGCGGGCATTGGCGCCCGCGCCCAATGACCCGAACTATGGAGAGCAATGGGGATTCAAGAACATAGGGCAACTGGTGGGTGGGAGGGGTGACCCTGGAACGCCCGGCTGTGACATTGATGCTGAACTCGCCTGGGACATTGAACGGGGAAGCCGGGACATAATCATCGGTAACCTTGACAGCGGCGCAGACATTGACCACGAGGAGTTTGTGACAAATTATCAGGCGGGTGTTCTCTGGCACAACTGGGCTGAGATTCCTGCCAATAATGTTGATGACGACAGCAACGGCTATATTGACGACACCTTGGGCTGGAATTTTGAGGACAGCACCCAGGCACATCCCAACGGCACCAACAATGTTGATGACAATAACGGTCATGGCACGCACACCACCGGCACAATTGCCGCCCATACGAACAATAACACCGGGGGTGCCGGGACCTGCTGGTATGGACAAGTAATGGCGGTGAAGGTGATTAATGCGCAGGGAAGGTTCTGGTATTCACATTTGTGTAAGGGCATTTACTATGCGGTGAACAATGGTGCCCGGATTCTCAATATGAGTCTCGGCGGAACCCAATATTCCCCCACTCTTGAAGCAGCGGTCAACTATGCTTGGAACTCGGGCGTTTTGCCAGTAGCGGCGATGGGCAACGACACGCTTAATGACGACAGCACTAAGTTCTACCCGGCAGGGTTTGCCAATGTGATTGCGGTCGGTGCGACCGCCAATGATGATGAGCGCATGGTTAAGAACCACAACGGCTCCTGGATGTACAGTATGTGGGGCTCCTGGATCGATGTGGCCGCACCGGGTAATAACATTTATTCAACGGTGCGTAACAACGGTTATGACTGGTGGTGGGGGACTTCAATGGCAGCGCCCCATGTCAGTGGCACTGCAGCGCTGCTTTTGAGCCGCAACCCGGATTTGAGTCCGAGTGAACTAAAAGACATCATTCAAAGAACTGCGGAGGATTTGGGTGCGCCAGGTTTTGATGTCTATTTCGGTCATGGCAGGATTAATGCTTATCAGGCGCTGCAAGAGGTGGAGTTTCTGCCCGGCTGGATCGCAGAGACACTCCTTGTGTCTGGTTATGAAGCCTGTTTTGAACCGGATATTGCAGTGGCTGGTGAAAATGTCCATTTGGTCTATTCGGACAAAGGCGGTGGTGGCAGGGAGCGGGGGCTTTATTATCTAAGGAGCACTAATGGCGGTAGAAACTGGGAACGGCCGCGCTTGCTCTCTTCTTATCAAGGAAGTCTGAGCGACTGGCATCCAAGAGTGGCGGTTCTGGGTAACAGGGTTGCTCTCGTTTTTCATGATTCAAGAGGGGGTTATTATGGTGTTTATTTCAAGCAAAGCACTGACAATGGGCAGAACTGGGGCAATGATCTCTTGGTAAGCGATTCAACAATGGAGTCCTATCGGGCAGATGTCTGTTTTGCCTCAGACACGATACATCTGGTCTGGAACTGTGGGTACCGGCGCAGCACCAATGGAGGGGCAAACTGGGATACAATTACCACCGGTGTCAGCGGTCAGGCGATAGCGGCGAGCAACAATAGGGTTTTTGTTGCCGGTCATCTCTCCTCGGCTGGCTCATATCAGGTTGTGGTGAGGCGGTATAATGGGACTTCCTGGGAGCCGTTAAGAGCGCTTGATACGAACTACACCTGCTTTCTCAATCCGGATGTGGCGGCTGATGGTAACAATGTTTATGTGGTCTGGGATGAGGAAAGGGACAGTGATGGAATCTCTGAAGAGATTGCATTACGCAAAAGCACTGATGGTGGTGCAAACTGGGGAAAGCATCAGCATATTGCCAATGTGGGTGAGAACTACACCTATCGTAACCCGCGTATCGCCGCCGGTAACAACCGGGTTAATCTGGTGTGGTGGGGTGACCGGGACAAGTACTGGTCGTGCGAGGTATATTACAAACGTAGCACCAATGCCGGTTTGAACTGGGGTAATACCTACCGGCTTTGTTATAACGGGGATAACGAGATGGATGAAATGCCGGCAATCGGGTTCTTTGCTGATACGGTTCATGTTGTCTGGGACCAGGTGGCATCGGGCACAAAGTCGGTTTATTACATTCGCAAGGGTGCGGGACAGCCGGGAGCGGTTGGAGAATTATTGCCCAAGCCGGAATTTGCCCTGAGGCTGAGTCCGAATCCGGTTCTGGGTCAGGCACGAATGCGATTAACTTTGCATGAGTCAGAACCGATTCGGTTGCGCTTATTTGATGTAAGCGGACGGGTGCGGGAATGCCCGGTTAAAATTACCAGCAAGGGCAACAGCACTGAACTCTGGTTTGACTGCACAAAAATACCTGCCGGGGTATATCTCCTTGAAATAAAGGCAGGAGGAAATCAGGCAAGGCAAAAAATTACAGTTCAGCATTAA
- a CDS encoding ABC transporter ATP-binding protein has translation MDTAVTVKSLVRNYGSLTAVDNISFNIHPDEIFALIGPNGSGKTTTLRVIATLLKPSAGSVSVFGLDVVKQEAAVRKVISYLPEEAGAYRNLSGLDYLRFMATFYTKDTAERDRLVERGKELADLGRRINDKVSTYSKGMVRKLLLARALMTEPKLAILDEPTSGLDVENSTEIRQRIKDFARKGTTVLLSSHNMLEVEFLSHRVAIIRQGRIIALGTPAELKSQYTSPNLEEVFLKVAR, from the coding sequence GTGGATACTGCAGTTACAGTCAAAAGCCTTGTGCGCAACTATGGCTCCTTGACCGCTGTCGATAACATCTCCTTTAACATTCATCCTGATGAAATATTTGCGCTGATTGGTCCGAATGGCTCGGGCAAAACCACTACCCTGCGCGTCATCGCCACACTTTTGAAACCCTCGGCTGGCTCGGTAAGCGTTTTCGGTTTGGATGTGGTCAAACAGGAAGCAGCAGTGCGCAAGGTCATCAGTTATCTGCCCGAGGAGGCAGGGGCATATCGCAACCTTTCCGGTCTTGATTATCTCCGTTTTATGGCCACATTTTATACCAAAGACACGGCTGAGCGGGACCGGCTGGTTGAAAGGGGAAAGGAGCTTGCCGACCTCGGCAGAAGAATCAATGATAAAGTCAGCACCTATTCCAAAGGTATGGTCCGGAAACTCCTCCTTGCCCGAGCCCTGATGACCGAGCCGAAACTGGCAATTCTCGATGAGCCAACATCAGGACTGGATGTGGAAAACTCAACCGAAATCCGTCAGCGGATAAAGGATTTTGCCCGCAAAGGTACAACTGTGCTTTTATCGTCGCACAATATGCTCGAGGTTGAGTTTCTCTCTCACCGGGTGGCAATAATAAGGCAGGGTAGAATTATCGCTCTCGGCACCCCAGCCGAACTGAAATCCCAATACACCAGCCCTAATCTTGAAGAGGTATTTCTCAAGGTGGCAAGATGA
- a CDS encoding ABC transporter permease: protein MRILGTIILKEMRELLTRKMLLPFFAIMVLFLFIGRAIRGERKKASAPQRALVLVQEESEIGDTIISRLQQSGLLITNISEPKEQAITRAQKENFPLLIVLPESIDERLKRFEPATIETYTVIKGFSFAQTMRGVKIKSALGQINSWLAQRHLQTLAPEFNPENIENPLKTSEYVVLKGRLAPGTPELIQGVVIAQTFLIPIVLLMVIIYASQMIAASIGQEKENKTLETLLTVPISRVSIVLGKMLGAAIAAFAISAIFMGAMAYYTTAFSERPQQMPIDTNIASTLDLNLTPEGMILIGITLFLAILAALALATLLAVFSEDAKSAQAAIAPLMILCLVPYFFTMFFDIQTLSLPLKIFVLAIPFSYPFLVPQALIFGNYPLIIFGLVYITLFAALTVFIAARLFHSDLVLTAKLRFWRGR, encoded by the coding sequence ATGAGGATATTGGGAACGATAATCCTTAAGGAGATGCGCGAACTCTTAACCCGCAAGATGCTTCTGCCCTTTTTTGCTATAATGGTGCTATTTCTCTTTATTGGCAGGGCAATCCGGGGCGAAAGAAAAAAGGCTTCGGCACCGCAACGCGCATTGGTGCTGGTTCAAGAGGAGTCGGAAATCGGTGATACCATCATCAGCCGGCTGCAGCAAAGCGGACTTTTAATCACCAATATCAGTGAACCCAAGGAACAGGCAATCACCAGGGCACAAAAGGAGAATTTCCCCTTGCTCATTGTTCTGCCCGAAAGTATTGACGAGCGGCTTAAAAGATTTGAGCCAGCGACAATAGAAACCTATACGGTAATCAAAGGGTTTTCCTTTGCCCAGACGATGCGTGGAGTAAAAATCAAATCCGCACTCGGTCAGATTAACTCTTGGCTGGCGCAGCGTCATCTGCAAACTTTGGCACCGGAATTTAATCCGGAAAATATCGAGAACCCGCTGAAAACAAGCGAATATGTAGTGTTGAAGGGTAGATTGGCGCCAGGCACTCCAGAACTGATTCAAGGGGTGGTGATAGCCCAAACATTTTTGATTCCGATTGTCCTTTTGATGGTGATCATCTACGCCAGCCAGATGATTGCCGCATCAATCGGACAGGAAAAGGAGAACAAGACCTTAGAGACACTTTTAACCGTGCCCATCAGTCGGGTATCAATCGTTCTGGGCAAGATGTTAGGTGCAGCAATTGCCGCGTTTGCCATCTCAGCCATCTTTATGGGTGCGATGGCATATTATACAACCGCATTCTCCGAACGTCCGCAGCAGATGCCGATTGACACCAATATCGCATCAACCTTAGATTTAAATCTGACTCCCGAGGGGATGATTTTAATCGGCATCACCCTTTTCCTTGCCATCCTCGCCGCGCTCGCACTTGCTACCCTCCTCGCGGTTTTCTCTGAGGACGCCAAAAGCGCGCAGGCGGCAATTGCCCCCTTGATGATTTTGTGCCTGGTGCCTTACTTCTTTACAATGTTCTTTGATATTCAAACCCTCTCGTTACCCCTAAAAATCTTTGTCTTAGCCATCCCCTTTTCCTATCCCTTCCTTGTGCCGCAAGCATTAATCTTCGGCAATTATCCCCTGATTATCTTCGGGCTCGTTTATATAACCCTCTTTGCTGCCTTGACCGTATTCATCGCCGCCCGGCTCTTTCACAGTGATCTGGTCCTCACTGCTAAACTCCGTTTCTGGCGCGGTCGTTAA
- a CDS encoding GNAT family N-acetyltransferase produces the protein MIEIVNLTEKNLIDAPEWQSHPYSCKFCLYWEFPEECTDPLSEVKEERLERKRLWVRWVRREFGDCGKLIYVDYKAVGFAEFAPARFLPNAVRYQSGPPSDDAVLISCLFIPEKIYQHQGLGSLMVKSIISEARARNIKALETFARKGRADSPSGPVEFWQKHGFAILRDIDEFPLLRLQL, from the coding sequence GTGATTGAAATTGTCAACCTCACCGAGAAAAACCTGATAGATGCACCTGAGTGGCAAAGCCATCCTTATAGTTGTAAATTTTGTCTGTATTGGGAATTTCCTGAGGAATGTACAGACCCTCTGTCAGAGGTTAAAGAGGAACGGTTGGAACGGAAGCGGTTATGGGTGCGCTGGGTGAGGCGGGAGTTTGGTGACTGCGGCAAGTTAATCTATGTTGACTACAAGGCTGTGGGTTTTGCTGAGTTTGCACCAGCAAGGTTCTTACCCAATGCGGTGAGGTATCAGTCCGGACCGCCAAGTGATGATGCGGTGTTGATTTCTTGCCTCTTTATTCCGGAGAAAATCTATCAACATCAAGGACTGGGCAGTTTGATGGTTAAAAGTATTATCAGCGAAGCAAGGGCAAGGAACATCAAAGCCTTAGAAACCTTTGCTCGGAAAGGAAGGGCAGATAGCCCTTCAGGACCGGTTGAATTCTGGCAAAAGCACGGATTTGCGATTCTGCGTGATATAGATGAATTTCCACTGTTGCGTCTACAGTTGTAA
- a CDS encoding DUF3795 domain-containing protein: MNYDEEKRWYVSFCGSYCRTCNWYTGKIRQVFSSALGLLEEHGFGKLLENKVNRNELKKGLKMLAGAGICSGCKAEIAENDRCSIRQCCYKKGFYLCRECSQFPCKLLKENPGVIKFHCIENLIEIRDKGIKTWIDRQWAEMR, encoded by the coding sequence ATGAATTACGATGAGGAGAAAAGGTGGTATGTGTCTTTCTGCGGCTCATATTGCCGCACCTGTAACTGGTATACCGGCAAAATCAGGCAAGTATTTAGTTCGGCGCTTGGTTTGCTGGAGGAGCACGGTTTTGGAAAACTTTTGGAAAATAAGGTTAATCGGAATGAACTGAAAAAGGGGCTGAAGATGCTTGCCGGTGCCGGAATCTGTTCGGGATGCAAGGCGGAAATTGCAGAAAATGACAGGTGCTCTATTCGCCAGTGCTGTTACAAAAAAGGGTTTTATCTGTGCAGGGAATGTTCCCAGTTTCCATGTAAACTGTTAAAGGAAAACCCGGGTGTAATAAAGTTTCACTGTATCGAGAACCTGATTGAGATCAGAGACAAGGGCATCAAAACCTGGATTGACCGTCAGTGGGCAGAGATGCGGTGA